Within Chiloscyllium plagiosum isolate BGI_BamShark_2017 unplaced genomic scaffold, ASM401019v2 scaf_60771, whole genome shotgun sequence, the genomic segment TCTGCGatttatatttgtaaaaactgaaACTAAATGGTCATGCTAAAATATGAGagattaacaaacaatccaggtttctTTTAATATATGGTTTCAGTTACagcacactgtaaacgtttgcgaaaaattctgtgtcttacgatcttatattctACAAGCACGTGATgaaagctccgaaagctagtgcatacaaataaacttgttgggctacaagttggtgttgcgtgatttttaactttatacaccccagtgcaacatcagcatctccaaaccacAAGTATTGAATATCAAGGCGATAGTAATGAACTGATCTCAGGTTCAAAGTTCAAGCTTCTCCATATTACCCAATAGAAATGACGGAGTAGCTCCATTGACAGATGCTGTGAGTGGCTCTGAAAAGAGCCTTTGAGTTGTCAGATTCAAGAATGGTCTCTTCATTTTTTAGCGGATCCAGCAGCGGAAGTTTTCTTGGGCAGCAGCACGGCCTGGATATTAGGCAGCACCCCGCCCTGAGCGATGGTCACCCCTCCCAGCAGCTTGTTGAGCTCCTCGTCGTTGCGCACGGCCAGCTGCAGGTGCCTGGGGATGATGCGGGTCTTCTTGTTGTCCCGGGCCGCGTTGCCGGCCAGCTCCAGGATTTCAGCCGTCAGATACTCCAGCACCGCAGCCAGATAGACCGGCGCCCCGGCACCCACACGCTCAGCATAGTTACCCTTTCTCAGGAGCCTGTGAACACGGCCCACCGGGAACTGCAGGCCAGCCCGGGACGACCGAGACTTCGCCTTGGCGCGACCTTTCCCACCGCCCTTTCCTCTTCCGGACATGGTCACAATCTCAGAAACACTTTCACAGAGAATGCTGCACTCCGCCCACATTGCGGCCTCTTATACCTTCGGGAGGAATGGTGGGGGCGGCCATTTCTGATTGGTCCCATTGTCCAGCCCCGCCTACTGTTGTTTCAATTCCCAATCAGATATCTGCCTCATTCCCCAATCCGGAGAGGGCACGGGGAGGAGGGCGGAAAGTACCGGCGCCAAATCATCAACCGCCGTCTTTCCAGTTTGAAAAGCCCGCCAATTTCCAAACAAAGGAATG encodes:
- the LOC122545025 gene encoding histone H2A-like translates to MWAECSILCESVSEIVTMSGRGKGGGKGRAKAKSRSSRAGLQFPVGRVHRLLRKGNYAERVGAGAPVYLAAVLEYLTAEILELAGNAARDNKKTRIIPRHLQLAVRNDEELNKLLGGVTIAQGGVLPNIQAVLLPKKTSAAGSAKK